Within Hydra vulgaris chromosome 02, alternate assembly HydraT2T_AEP, the genomic segment aatatttaatgaaaaattaaaatgttattgaaagccatattgtttattttttactattgcaCTGTGATCTTGAACAGGGATGGATATATATACTCCTCTATTATAATATGGGGCCCTAGGCTGCAGCCTAGTTAGCCTATTGATAAAGCTGGCCCTAATCTAAAACACCTAAAATATAGctaattactatttatttatatatatagatgaaaaGAAAGACAATGACATAGAAACTGTCAAAAATTGTGATAGTGATGATGCAAATGAAGTTTTTGTAGAGGCCTCATCTGATAGCTTTCTGTTTGTTTATCAAAGTGAAGAAATGCAAAGGTTATTGAAAAAGTACGGCAACGAAATTACCCTTTTGGATGCTACTTATAAAACCACAAAATATTCTTTGCCTCTATTTTTCCTTGTTGTAAAAACAAATGTGGACTACCAAACAGTGGGTACCTTTGTTTGTGAAGGAGAGTCATCactaaatattcaaaatgcTCTTGGTAAACTAAAAGAGTGGAATCCCAATTGGAATCCTGCCTACTTTATGGTTGACTGTTGTGCAGAAGAAATTAATGCAATTGAATTTTTACATCCAGGTTAGCTATGATTTTTACTACAACTGATTATATTGTAATgggtttatatttaaatattttctcttcattattattgctattgtcATCATTAGAGTGGGTCATACCTTTCAAATTTTGAATATGAGAGcacacataatttttatttattaggttttagAAAAgacatgaataatttttaacaacatttgaaaaatgacagttttactaaaaatatttttatatctttatatcactgttttatatatattatttatatattaaatttttatttttattgtgtattGATAATTAAACTGGAGTGTGATATAAAAAAGGGTTAAGTGCtaatttgattagtttttagtaaaactgGCATTTTTCAAATGCCTTTTGAAATTATTCACATCTCTTCTAGTAtcctaatacataaaaaatattaaaaagtatggcCTATCCTTGTCAGTatcttaataaatttgaatttttcagAGTGCCAAGTTCTCATATGTGACTTTCATCGGGAACAGGCTTGGGAGCGATGGTTTAACAAAGTTAACAATGGTGGCAGTGAAATTAAAGTAGCAATGCTGTGCAAGTTAAGAAAGATTGCTAGGGCTCGATCTtatgaagatttaaattcaGCATTGGTAAATTTAAGAGCTAGTAATCATTATCAAAATCCAATTCACAAAAATATGGTTAATTGGCTAGAAAAACAGTGGTTGCCACAAATtgaggttttaatttttttgcattaaattattatcaGTTTAGCTATTCTTAAagtatgtaagtttttttaacgtaTGTAATTATAACATACCTAAACATTAGGTAACATCAAATAAAGATGGCATCTTGATATGTAATAGTTAGAGTTGCAAGAAAGCGCGTTTTTTTCCCCTTGTGTTTTGGGTGGGAAAAACTTAAAACAGGTTTTTTGGTATACtttattgattataaatttacttaattataaaataatttactaaaagGTGCTGTTTGttgaaaaaacaactttgtagagtaaaaataaattttgtgtatatatgtatatatatatatatatatatatatatatatatatatatatatatatatatatatatatatatatatatatatatatatatatatatatatatatatatatatatatatatatatatatagaaggaAACAAAATTCaatagttttaacatttatataatatattacaatcACATTGAGtctttttgatataatttattatagaatatttgattatttttatatgattataagttatagtaaaaaattatgttatttagtaAGTTATAGTAAAAGTAGCAGCtagtctaaaaatttttattttaaataactttttaaataaataaattactctgaaacttaaaatttttggtaCACACTTTTCTTTATACTGTCTTATCTGACATTTAATTTCCTTAACCAGCATATTGgttgagaaaaataaaagtaaatattttgaagctAAGATCTCGATTAGTTTTAATACCAGCACATGAATATtactaaatgaaaattattacaTCGtgatttctactttttttttcccctataatttcacctttttttttttatttttttttttttttttttttcatttcgcCAAACATTTCACCCTACTAACTTtacatatatgttatatatttgttgtaaaGATTAATTGTAAGTAATAATAGAAGCTGGGGGTTGAAAGGgaaagtaagatttttttataaatatatacatgtataacaatctataaactataaaacatttacttgGATTTACATGTGTTATTAGAGATGGGCATATTTTTATCGTAAAGATAGATTAATGGTAAGTATTAATACGAACAATGGGGTTGAACGGCAAAATGAAATGTTTAAACATACCTACTTAAAAAAGTACCAAAATTCATCCTTATCTTCAATGCTAACAGTACTTATCGAAGAATATTTTCCAGATTTATGCAATAGGTACtttttgaatattctttttattttatccttttattcttttaatacatgacttttgaatcaaaaaattttattaatatttcattgtttactattttattggtaccatttttacttatatattttataattcataGAATAATTAGGAGGATCACTGTTTTATAta encodes:
- the LOC136076410 gene encoding uncharacterized protein LOC136076410 gives rise to the protein MQRLLKKYGNEITLLDATYKTTKYSLPLFFLVVKTNVDYQTVGTFVCEGESSLNIQNALGKLKEWNPNWNPAYFMVDCCAEEINAIEFLHPECQVLICDFHREQAWERWFNKVNNGGSEIKVAMLCKLRKIARARSYEDLNSALVNLRASNHYQNPIHKNMVNWLEKQWLPQIEVLIFLH